The DNA region TGCATAACGCGGTGAGCTGATGGCAAGAACGCATGGCTCAACAAGAAGCGTTGTAAACTTGAGCCGGGAGAACCCTGGGGAACGTGGAGCAAAACCGAGATCTACAAAAGAATTCTGAACCCATGTCGCTGTGGTATAGGCATTTCCAAAATGGAGCCGAATATCTACATGGGGGTATGTTTCTAAAAGCGTTTTAAATATGGGGGTCAAAAAATATGTACCCATGACGGAAGATGCAGCAATATTCAACGTGCCGCACATTCCGCTTTCCTGGCTCATTGTCGTGCCTTTGATATCATCAATAATCCTAAATATTTCATGAGCCTTTTGGAGAAGCTGCTTCCCCTCCACTGTCAGGCGAATTTCCGAGCTGGAGCGGACAAACAACTGATACCCTAACTCCTGTTCGAGTGACTGGATATGGTGTGTCACGGTGGGCTGCGTTATAAAAAGATCCTGTGCAGCTCGCGTGAAGCTCCGTGTCGAAGCAACCTTGATATATGTTTGTAGGTGAGAAAGGTTCATGGCCAGCTCCATCACTATCAATTTATATATTCAGTAAAATTTGTGCGTCCGTTGCCGAAGTTTCAATGACTGACCAGTTCCACAAACCTCTGGACAGAAAACGCCACGAGAGCCAGCAGCTCGCATTTTCCCCTCTTATACTCTTGGCAAAACAATAGGTCTGTCGCTGCTGTCCCTACCTCAACACAATACACACGTGCCCCTGACGTGATGCGGCCTTCCGCGTCGACAATCACCATAGAAAGCATCCAATGCAGAAGCATGCTTGAAAGCTCCTGCAATATTTGGCGCTGATTTCTTCTGATCGGGCATCGACTCGCGCGCGTCGGCTCCCCGGATATCGGGCATTTTTCCAGCCAGTTAACTCCGCCTGTCCGTGATGCCCAACCTGCGGCAGGAGCCGGTACGGGCACTTCGTTCACGCAAGTTTCGCCTTTTGCAGCCCACGCCCTGCTGCCACGAGTATCTCTGCTGCGCTTAAAATTCCATACACCTGCCCTCAATAATTTTGGGTCAGAATCAATAGTCGGCATCTTGCTTATGGCTGTTTTCTGCTGGCGCCGGGGCAACCCCGGGGCGTGCCGCACACGGCATGCATATTTGGCCGGCACATGCAATATTTGAATATTATAGACAAAATATGAGGAAACGACATAGCCGCCTCGCATCATACGCCATGATCGACCATCCTCAGGCCCATAGCAAAAATTTATTTGAGGAATGCAAATTTTAAATTTGCTCAAAAAAACATCCATACATTAGGTAATAGCAAACAAATCTTACATCACTGCGAGGAAAGAAATGAACGAAGAAGAAATATATCGTAAAGCTGTTGATCTGGTAGCCAATGCACGTGGCAAACTGGAGGTCACAAACAAGGTCGGTGCAAATAATCTTGAAGAACTGAGCATCGCCTATACACCAGGCGTCGCCGAACCCACCCGTGCTGTACACGCAGATAAAAGCCTTCAATACCAATATACGGCAAAGGCCAGTATGCTTGCCATTGTCACTGATGGAACTGCCGTTCTTGGTCTTGGTAATGTCGGACCCGAAGCAGCAATGGTTGTTATGGAAGGGAAAGGAGTTATGCTGAAGCATTTTGCTAATGCAGATCCTGTACCACTGTGCCTTTCAACTACTGATGTTGATGAAATAGTAAAAACTGTCAAGAATGTAGAGCCTTCTTTTGGATTCTTTTTCCTTGAGGACATTGCCGCTCCCCGTTGTTTTGAAATTGAGGAACGTTTGAATCGTGAGCTGAACGTTCCTGTATTCCATGACGACCAGCATGGGACAGCCATGGCCATTTGTGCCGGTCTGAAGAATGTCGCGCGGTTGAGTGGGTGCGACCTGTCCAGCAAGCGGGTTGTCATAAGTGGTGCGGGCGCCTCGGCCATTGCCACAGCCAACCTTCTGTTCGAGCTTGGAATCGACAAGATAACCATGTTCGACAGCAAGGGCGCGCTTTCCAAGAATAGAAATGACTTAAACAAGTACAAGCAATCTGTTGTTGATCGAAGCAGCGTAGCTCTTGAAGGAAATCTGGCCGATGCATTTAAAGGTGCCGATATTTTTATCGGCCTTTCTCGCGCGGGCCTGGTCTCCAAGGAAATGGTGGCTTCAATGAATCCTGATGCCACAATATTTGCTCTCGCCAATCCTGATCCGGAAATCTTCCCCCCCGACGCCATAGAGGCAGGTGCCCGTTATATTGGTACCGGGCGATTCGATTTTCCGAACACCGTCAACAACTTGCTTGCATTTCCAGGAATAGTCAAAGGTGCAATGCGATCAAGAGCAGCACATATTACGCTCGCCATGAAGCTGGCTGCAATTGACGCAATTGCAAACTACGTCACCGATGATAAACTTTCGGAAACGTATCTCTTGCCTAATCCATTGGACATGAACCTTTCCGACAGTGTCGCTACAGCCATCGCCGCAGTGGCTGATAGTTGAGAGATGAAATAATCATCATTCTGTTTTGCTACGCATTTTCTCACTGTCTCGGAGTCACGCTCCCCACTGGGAAAATATTCAGCATATAAAGGATAAGGAGAGGAAAAATGGCCGCCATAGCGCTCCCTTACGGGAGCACAACCATTCCATTGCGCATCCGGGAAGGTTCCAACACCAAGGTATACAAGCCGAACAGGCCAAGCATCCTCCAGAATCCGCTAGAGAAGACCCGCGAGGTGTTGCGCCATCCCAATGGCACAAAGCCATTATCGATGCTGCTCAACGAGAAGAAGAAAGATAAGATCCTTGTGGTCGTCAATGACGAAACAAGGCCGATGCCCTATGACATCTTCTTCCCGCCCTTGCTGGAAGTCTTTTCACAATGCGGCATACCTGACTCCAACATTACCTTCCTCATCGCTACGGGGCTGCACAAGCCCCACGATGAGGCCCTGAATATCAAAACATTCGGGGCGGAGATGGTGGAACGATTTCAATTTATCTCGCACGACGCCGATGACCGTGAGATGCTTGTCAATCTTGGGCCGCTTCCTGGTGGAATACCTCTTGAAATCAATCGACTGGCAGTGGAAGCAGATTTCGTGATCACTTTGGGAATCGTAGCGCCACACTACTTTGCCGGCTTCTCCGGCGGAAGAAAATCGATCCTCCCTGGTGTTGCAGGACATGAGACCATAGAAAGGAATCATGCAAAGTTGTTCGATGTCGTAGATGACTTGCCAGAAATCCATCAAAATCCTATCAGCCAGGAGATGATTTGGGGCGCTCGGAAAGTTGGTGTTGATTTCATCCTCAATGCAGTGGTGACTGATGACCAGGAAGTCGTCCACATTGTTGGAGGCGATATGGAATCGGCATGGTACGAGGCGACGGAAGTTTCAAAAAGTATGTATGAAGTTCCATTCAGTGAGTTTGCAGACTTGTGCATCATCTCAGCATCTGGATATCCACGCGATGTAAACATGTATCAGTCACAAAAGACTCTTGATCACGGAGATAGGGTGACGCGTAATGGCGGGGACATCATCATGCTCACCGAATCCCCGAAGGGGTTTGGGGAACCGGTTTTTGAAGAATGGCTGTCTAAAGGAATGTCCCCACAGGATATTGTGGATGCGATTCGTAAGAATTTTGTAATGGGTGGACACAAGGCATATTGGTTTTCACGAGTTACGTTGCGTAAAAAGCTTACGATCATCTCTTCGCTGAGCGAAGAAGATACACACAAGCTCTTTGCCAGCAAAGCTGACAATGTCCAGGCGCTCTATGACGCCTTCCTGGATGAGAATCCTCAAGCAAATGTCGCCATACTGCCGCAAGGAAGCATTACCCTCCCAGTTTATTCTGAGTCTTAGGCATCAGATTCAATGCTTGCGCATATGGTAAGCTGCCTTAGTGACGCCATGTCGCATGGAAAAGGTCTTTCTGAGTGAACTGAGATGGATATAACCTGACACCTGGGCCACCAAAAGGTTGTGGTCATGCCGTCCCTGGCTGGGTATCGATGGAGTTGCGAAGCTTCACGAACCCTTTCGAGGAGAACGCCATGACCACGAAACGCAAAGTAGCACGAAGGAAGATGAGTCTGCTAGAGCTGGCCACTGAATTGGGCAACGTCAGCAAAGCGTGCAAAATCATGGGCTATTCCAGGCAGCAGTTCTACGAGATCCGGCGCAACTACCAGACCTTCGGCGCCGAAGGTCTATTGGACCGCCTGCCCGGGCCGCGAGGCCCGCACCCCAACCGCGTCGACGAGGCTGTCGAGCAGGCCATCCTCGACTACTGCTTGGCTCACCCCACGCACGGGCCGCTCCGCGTCGCCCAACAGCTTGTCCTGCAAGGCGTCCAGGTCAGCTCCGGCGGTGTCCGCGGCGTCTGGAGCCGGCACGGCTTGCTCACACGCCACGAGCGGTTGCTGCGGCTGGAGAAGAGCGTGCGAGAGCAGCGTTTGGAGCTCTCGGACGAACAAATCCGCGTCCTGGAGCGCTTCAGTCCCGAGTTTCGCGACCGGCACATCGAGACGCGTCACACCGGCGACCTCGTGGCCGTGGACACCTTCTTCGTGGGCACGCTCAAGGGCGTTGGACGCGTGTATTTGCAGTCGGTTATCGACTGCCACAGCCGCTATGCCTGGGGCCGACTCTACACCACCAAGTTGCCGGTTACCGCGGTTCACGTGCTCAATGAGGACGTGCTGCCGTTCTTCGAGGAGCACATCGCGCGCATTTCGACGATTCTCTCGGACAACGGTCGCGAGTTCTGCGGTCGCCCGGACAAGCATCCGTACGAATTGTTCTTGCAATTAGAAGGGATTGAGCACCGGACAACGCAGGTTCGCCGGCCGCAGAGCAACGGCTTTGTGGAGCGGTTGCATCGGACATTGCTCGACGAGCATTTCCGCATCAAGGGCCGCGAGAAGTGGTACGAATCGGTGGAGGAAATGCAAGAGGATCTGGACAGTTACCTGAACCACTACAACCGGGAACGCACCCATCAGGGCCGCGGCATGGACGGCCGAGTGCCCTACCAAGCGTTCCTGGACGGCATCGTAATCGACGAAGCAGAGGTAGAAAAAGAAGAAGCAGCGTAGCCATCACCCCGCCAGGGGCGGAGTGTCAGGTGAATACTATCTCTGTACATTCTGAGTCGTATCCTTTGTGCCTCAGTTGTCACGATTCTTAAGAACATAGCCATATAAATGCATTACTGGTCTACATGCCTGCATTTTTCGAATCTGGTTGAAGCGAGGGAACTCAGCATCGCGACATATGGAAACGACGTTTTCTTCGTAGTGAAGACTTCTCTTGATGCAGCTTCATTATCCGCAGGAAAAGGACTGCCTCAATTTCGAGCTAGTTCCTTTATTTAAGCCAGTATACTCAATTCCCGCGACTCCAGAAATGGGGCAAGGGAGCAATGCTCCCTTGCGGTGAGTATCAGGGGCAGCACCCCCTCAGAACTCCGCTCATAGTAACCGCCGGCGCAGTGGTATCCTCCGCTGCGCCGGCGGTTTTTATTACAGCAATTTGTCACCAAAGGGACTGCGGAAGGCTGCGCATACAGGCGGGGCAACTTGCCGTCGCTTTGGTCATCATGTCCCAAAATCAGCGGCTCATTCATGGGATTTGTTTAGAGAGTCCTGATAGCCTTCTTACAACACACGCTTCAGGCTTCTTCTTCATCCTCCTGGTCCATCCCTGCATCCTTCTCGTACGTCCTGACAAAGCCTGGCGTTCGTATTGGAAGCTGCCGGCAGGACTTCAGCAGCAACTCGTCCGTTGGTATCGTGACATCGCTCTACCCTTTTGGAGGTAGCAGTTCCTATCGCTGAGATTAAACGCTCCTCCTTCGTGCAGGAGTGCTGCGTGTAGAAAAAGATACGAAGTCATGGTCTGCTGACCATACCATGCACGTGTGCGCCGCTTGAACGAGGGCTCAATTTGTCGAGCCCAAACTCAGGTCGATTCCCTCTCAATGATCTCATAACCCACATTATAGATTGGGGATTCAAGCGTCTCCCCGGAAAGGACCTCGACGAGCATGGATGCTGCCTTTGTTCCCATTTCGTAGCGGGGCACATGCACAGTGGTCAGTCTCGGATGTACGCTTTCCGCAATGGACAAATCATTGAAACCGGCAATGGCCAGCTCCCCAGGGACAGCGATTCCACGGCGTTGGCATTCCATGAGCAGACCGACGGCGAGAACGTCGTTGGCGCAGAAGACCGCCCTGATTTTCGCCCTGTTTTCGAGATAGATGTCGGCGAATTGCGCGGCGAGTTGAAACGTTGATGGCTGGTCATAGAACTGGACAAAGCCGTCGCCCCGCAGCCCGTTGTCTCGGAGCGCTTTTTGGTATCCCTCCATGCGTTTGAGTGCACGGAGGTCCCTGTCGGGCATCGTTCCAAGAAAAGCAATGTCTTCATATCCCCTCTCTATGAGGACAGACGTCATATCATAGCCGGCCCCGGCGTGGGAAAGACCGACGTTGATGCCCAGCGGCTTTTCCACAAGCTCCATCAGCTCGATAACTGGAATCTCGATGGAGGAGAGCAAATCACGCGTGGCCTGGGAATGCGTTCCGCCGGTTATCATGATGGCCGGGGGTGACCATCCCAGAAAGGTTCGGGTGAGATGCTCCTCTTTGGAGATCGAATAGAGCGTGTTGCCGATCAGCGTCTCCAGCCCGTGCTCGAAAAAATGCTCCTGCGCACCCATGATAATGTCGGAGAAGACGGCGTTTCGCAAAGCCGGCACGAGTATGGGCACGACCGGAGCATGCACGGAGGCGAGGCCTCCCGCCATCCGGTTTGGCACATAGCCCAACTCACGGACAGCAGCCATGACGGCGTCACGCGCTGCCGGTGATGCATAATCAGACCCTGAAAGAACTCGTGAAACCGTTATGGGGGCGACGCCGGATAATTTGGCCACGTCCTTCATGGTAACGCGGCCACTACCTCGACGCTTCCTTTTCTTCTGGGGCGTTTCTGTCATTTAACCTCCTGAAGTTTTTTTATGCCCGGCTCATCTGGATAAGGCAACTGTTAATAAAACCGGGATGTTTTGTGGCCAGCGCTACATGTGAATTTGGTTGACAGTGTGTTTCATTTATGCAAATGGTAGCGCTACCATAACCAATCAGGAGAGATTGAAATGACTAAACAGCTTCTTCAGGGAACAGTTACGGCAGCTTTCAACCCGGTCGATCAGGATGGCTCGGTCGACCAGAAGATGCTCCGCTCGTTCTGTGATTTTCAGATCGACAGTGGTGTGGACGCCCTTTTCGTCAACGGGTCCACGGGCGAATTCGCCGTTCTTTCAATCGAGATGCAGAAAACCGCCATCAAGGCGTATGTTGATGCTGCGGACGGCCGAATTCCAGTGGTCGCGCATGTCGGAAGCACCCGGCAGGATGAAGCGTTTGATCTGGCCAACTATGCGGAAAGCCTTGGCGTTTTCGGAATAGCCGCGGTCCCGCCTTTTTACTACGGCTTTGATAAGGACGCGCTGACCACGTACTTCGTGACTCTCGGCAAGTCCGCACCCAACACCCCGCTGTACCTTTACAACTTCCCCGCAGCAGCGCGGAACGACCTTACCCCTCAGTATCTGATGGAGCTCCGCAAGGTCTGTCCGCAGCTGGCCGGCGTGAAGGACACCACTCAGGACTACTGCCGCTATGTAGACTACGTGGACCTTCTGGGCAGCGACTTCAGCTCCATGATGGGCAGCGACGCCATGTACCTGGCCTGCATGATTATCGGCGGCACAGGTGCAATCTCGGCCCTTGCCGCGAGCAACCCGGAGATCATGGTGGGCATCAAGCGAGAGTACGAGGCCGGCAACCTGGACGCCGCGCGCAATCTCCAAAAGCTCGCCTCCCGCCTGCGCCACGTCTTTAACCGTCCGGCAGGACAGACTCGCCGCAAGCAGGTCCTGGCTTTGCGCGGCATTGCCTTCCCCGATCCGCATGCTCCCATGCGCAGCCTGACCGAGGCTGAGAAAGCCGAGATGAAGGAAGAGCTCCGCAGGCTGGAAGATGAGTTCTCCGTGCCTCTTCTCAAGCCGGTCGAGGCTTCCAACTGAGAACAATCGTGAGCCCGGTGCAGTGCACGTCCGGGCATGCAACACGCTGATATCGCATCCGGAGAGAAGATGAGTTTCACGTTCAAAGACACGAAGTACAGAAGTGCCAAGGTGGTCAATGGAGTGACCCGCGGAGGCCCGAGGGCGCATCTGAAAGGCCTAGGCCATACGGCTGAGGAGTTCGGCAAGCCGTTTATCGGCATTGTAAACTGTTTCAACGAGATGCACCCCGGCCATATCCACTTCGACCGCATCGGAAAGGCCATTCGCGACGGTGTGCAGCAGGCTGGGGGCGTGCCTTTCGAGTTCCATACCATCAGCATTTGTGATGGCTTCCTTCAGGGCCACATAGGCATGTGCTACTCCCTGCCGTCCAGGGAGATTACGGCGGATTCCATCGAGATCATGGCCCAGGCCCAGCAGCTGGATGGATTGGTGTTCATTTGTGGTTGCGACAAGACCGTTCCAGGCATGCTCATGGCGCTGCTGCGGTTGAACCTGCCCTCCATCGTGGTGACCGGCGGCCCCATGTTGCCTGGCCGGGTCAAAGGGCAGGAGTATGCAACGTATGAGCTCAAGGAAGCGGCGGGCCGCCTGAAAAGCGGGCAGATCACCGAAGGCGAATTCTTCGAGCTGGAAGACGCGCTTTCGCCCGGGCCCGGCTCCTGCGCAATGATGGGCACGGCCAACTCCATGTCCATTGCCTCGGAAGCGCTGGGGCTGACCTTGCCAGGATCGGCCACGACACACGCCGTAGAGGGCAAGAAGATACGCATGGCAAAGGAAAGCGGCAGGCGCATCGTGCAGCTCGTTGAGGAGAACCTCCTGCCTTTGTCCATTGTCACGCAAGAGGTGCTGGAAGGCGCCTTGCGCGTGGTCATGAGCGTGGGCGGATCCACGAATACGTCCATCCACTTCCCGGCGCTGGCTTACGAGGCGGGCCTCAACCTGACGCTCGAAGACATCGAGCGCATCAGTTCTTCCACGCCCTATATCTGCAAGATCAAACCGTCCGGCTCCCACACGCTGCTGGATCTCAACGATGCCGGCGGCATCCCGGTGGTCATGAAGGAGCTGTCTTCCATGTTGCCCCTGGACCGGATGACAGTCACCGGCAAGACCTTCCGGGAGAACATCGAGGCATTTGCGAACAGCAACAAAGAGGTGATCCGACCCATAGCAAACGCATACATGAAGCAATCCAGTCTGGCGGTTCTCAAGGGCAATCTCGCGCCGGAAGGGTGCGTGATCAAGCAGACCGGCATTTCGGAAAAGATGCGCAGGCACACCGGCCCGGCTCGTTGCTTCTCATCCGAGGAAGAGGCCACGGAAGCGATACTTGAAGGCAAGATCAATGCCGGCGAGGTGATCGTCATCCGGTATGAAGGTCCGTGCGGCGGCCCTGGCATGCGGGAAATGCTCACGGCGACATCAGCGCTCATGGGCGTGGGCCTCGGCGAATCTGTCGCGCTTGTCACAGATGGTCGCTTCTCCGGTTCAACGAGAGGACCGTGCATTGGACATGTCTCCCCCGAAGCCGCACTAGGGGGGCCGCTGTGCGCCGTTCAAGACGGCGACTCCATCACCATCGACGTGGACGGACGATCCATCGAGCTGCATGTCGACGACGATGAGTTGCAGCGGCGAATCGAAGCAAACACTTTCACACCGAAACCGCAGGCCGGAAGTGGGTACCTGAAGCGGTATTCGGGCGCTGTGTCCACAGCAAAATATGGAGCAATTTTGAAGTAGGCGTAGTTCTGGCGAAGAACATGCAGTCTCGAATGATGGCTGGCACCATGCCGGCCACAAGCAGAGGAGACGTTTCATGAAAGCCTTGTTACGTGTGTTCCTGTTGGCGGCATCTGTGCTGATGCTTTGCTCACCGGCGATGGCCGACTATCCCGAACGGACCGTCACGCTCATAGTACCTTTCAGCGCCGGCGGAGGCACAGACTCCGTGGCGCGAGTGTTCGCTCCCCTGTTGGCCGACGCATTGGATGCCAACGTAATCGTAAAAAACGTGGACGGCGCTTCCGGCACCCTGGGAACGGCAGAAGCAGCCAAGGCCAAGCCGGACGGCTACACCCTGGGCTTCATCCCGATTGGTCCCATGACCTGCCAGCCGAATCTGCGCAACCTGCCGTATAGCATCGACTCTTTCGATGCCATTGCCAACGTGACTTTGAGCCCGGTTCTGTTCTACACGGCCAAATCCGCCAAGTGGAACTCCATGCAAGAAGTCATTGCGGACCTGAAGGCCAACCCCGGCAAGTATCTCTATGGCTCCTCCGGCCCTGGCGGCATGCCGCACGTGGCCTTGGCCGCTACCATGGAGGCTCTGGGGGTGGATGTGAAACACATGCCTGACAAGGGCACCGGTCCTGCCATGAAATCCCTGGCCAGCGGCGTGATCCAGTTCTACGCCGATACGCCTCCCATCCTCCAGCAGTACGATGTAAAAGCCCTGGCCGCCTTCACCGAGGAACGAATCCCGTCCTT from Oceanidesulfovibrio marinus includes:
- a CDS encoding LysR family transcriptional regulator; protein product: MNLSHLQTYIKVASTRSFTRAAQDLFITQPTVTHHIQSLEQELGYQLFVRSSSEIRLTVEGKQLLQKAHEIFRIIDDIKGTTMSQESGMCGTLNIAASSVMGTYFLTPIFKTLLETYPHVDIRLHFGNAYTTATWVQNSFVDLGFAPRSPGFSRLKFTTLLVEPCVLAISSPRYATYSYELEHGDCANQPFIIREKGTKVHDVAMRWLKKQSWYSGMRTPTILPDMESIKNLVLADAGITILPRCCVRRYLDQGLMKELKTDIKPNDVNYFMIQRKNENENELIRMFLQLLRTTAQTATTPAKM
- a CDS encoding NAD(P)-dependent malic enzyme, which translates into the protein MNEEEIYRKAVDLVANARGKLEVTNKVGANNLEELSIAYTPGVAEPTRAVHADKSLQYQYTAKASMLAIVTDGTAVLGLGNVGPEAAMVVMEGKGVMLKHFANADPVPLCLSTTDVDEIVKTVKNVEPSFGFFFLEDIAAPRCFEIEERLNRELNVPVFHDDQHGTAMAICAGLKNVARLSGCDLSSKRVVISGAGASAIATANLLFELGIDKITMFDSKGALSKNRNDLNKYKQSVVDRSSVALEGNLADAFKGADIFIGLSRAGLVSKEMVASMNPDATIFALANPDPEIFPPDAIEAGARYIGTGRFDFPNTVNNLLAFPGIVKGAMRSRAAHITLAMKLAAIDAIANYVTDDKLSETYLLPNPLDMNLSDSVATAIAAVADS
- the larA gene encoding nickel-dependent lactate racemase produces the protein MAAIALPYGSTTIPLRIREGSNTKVYKPNRPSILQNPLEKTREVLRHPNGTKPLSMLLNEKKKDKILVVVNDETRPMPYDIFFPPLLEVFSQCGIPDSNITFLIATGLHKPHDEALNIKTFGAEMVERFQFISHDADDREMLVNLGPLPGGIPLEINRLAVEADFVITLGIVAPHYFAGFSGGRKSILPGVAGHETIERNHAKLFDVVDDLPEIHQNPISQEMIWGARKVGVDFILNAVVTDDQEVVHIVGGDMESAWYEATEVSKSMYEVPFSEFADLCIISASGYPRDVNMYQSQKTLDHGDRVTRNGGDIIMLTESPKGFGEPVFEEWLSKGMSPQDIVDAIRKNFVMGGHKAYWFSRVTLRKKLTIISSLSEEDTHKLFASKADNVQALYDAFLDENPQANVAILPQGSITLPVYSES
- a CDS encoding IS481 family transposase, whose translation is MTTKRKVARRKMSLLELATELGNVSKACKIMGYSRQQFYEIRRNYQTFGAEGLLDRLPGPRGPHPNRVDEAVEQAILDYCLAHPTHGPLRVAQQLVLQGVQVSSGGVRGVWSRHGLLTRHERLLRLEKSVREQRLELSDEQIRVLERFSPEFRDRHIETRHTGDLVAVDTFFVGTLKGVGRVYLQSVIDCHSRYAWGRLYTTKLPVTAVHVLNEDVLPFFEEHIARISTILSDNGREFCGRPDKHPYELFLQLEGIEHRTTQVRRPQSNGFVERLHRTLLDEHFRIKGREKWYESVEEMQEDLDSYLNHYNRERTHQGRGMDGRVPYQAFLDGIVIDEAEVEKEEAA
- a CDS encoding LacI family DNA-binding transcriptional regulator; its protein translation is MTETPQKKRKRRGSGRVTMKDVAKLSGVAPITVSRVLSGSDYASPAARDAVMAAVRELGYVPNRMAGGLASVHAPVVPILVPALRNAVFSDIIMGAQEHFFEHGLETLIGNTLYSISKEEHLTRTFLGWSPPAIMITGGTHSQATRDLLSSIEIPVIELMELVEKPLGINVGLSHAGAGYDMTSVLIERGYEDIAFLGTMPDRDLRALKRMEGYQKALRDNGLRGDGFVQFYDQPSTFQLAAQFADIYLENRAKIRAVFCANDVLAVGLLMECQRRGIAVPGELAIAGFNDLSIAESVHPRLTTVHVPRYEMGTKAASMLVEVLSGETLESPIYNVGYEIIEREST
- a CDS encoding dihydrodipicolinate synthase family protein encodes the protein MTKQLLQGTVTAAFNPVDQDGSVDQKMLRSFCDFQIDSGVDALFVNGSTGEFAVLSIEMQKTAIKAYVDAADGRIPVVAHVGSTRQDEAFDLANYAESLGVFGIAAVPPFYYGFDKDALTTYFVTLGKSAPNTPLYLYNFPAAARNDLTPQYLMELRKVCPQLAGVKDTTQDYCRYVDYVDLLGSDFSSMMGSDAMYLACMIIGGTGAISALAASNPEIMVGIKREYEAGNLDAARNLQKLASRLRHVFNRPAGQTRRKQVLALRGIAFPDPHAPMRSLTEAEKAEMKEELRRLEDEFSVPLLKPVEASN
- the ilvD gene encoding dihydroxy-acid dehydratase, whose translation is MSFTFKDTKYRSAKVVNGVTRGGPRAHLKGLGHTAEEFGKPFIGIVNCFNEMHPGHIHFDRIGKAIRDGVQQAGGVPFEFHTISICDGFLQGHIGMCYSLPSREITADSIEIMAQAQQLDGLVFICGCDKTVPGMLMALLRLNLPSIVVTGGPMLPGRVKGQEYATYELKEAAGRLKSGQITEGEFFELEDALSPGPGSCAMMGTANSMSIASEALGLTLPGSATTHAVEGKKIRMAKESGRRIVQLVEENLLPLSIVTQEVLEGALRVVMSVGGSTNTSIHFPALAYEAGLNLTLEDIERISSSTPYICKIKPSGSHTLLDLNDAGGIPVVMKELSSMLPLDRMTVTGKTFRENIEAFANSNKEVIRPIANAYMKQSSLAVLKGNLAPEGCVIKQTGISEKMRRHTGPARCFSSEEEATEAILEGKINAGEVIVIRYEGPCGGPGMREMLTATSALMGVGLGESVALVTDGRFSGSTRGPCIGHVSPEAALGGPLCAVQDGDSITIDVDGRSIELHVDDDELQRRIEANTFTPKPQAGSGYLKRYSGAVSTAKYGAILK
- a CDS encoding Bug family tripartite tricarboxylate transporter substrate binding protein, with amino-acid sequence MKALLRVFLLAASVLMLCSPAMADYPERTVTLIVPFSAGGGTDSVARVFAPLLADALDANVIVKNVDGASGTLGTAEAAKAKPDGYTLGFIPIGPMTCQPNLRNLPYSIDSFDAIANVTLSPVLFYTAKSAKWNSMQEVIADLKANPGKYLYGSSGPGGMPHVALAATMEALGVDVKHMPDKGTGPAMKSLASGVIQFYADTPPILQQYDVKALAAFTEERIPSLPDVPTMKELGYDLQFSVWRGIFAPKGTSPEIIEKVAAASKKAVESPKFQEMAKKLKTDPKYMGPQEFSKFVASEFTKNGKILESAGLKK